The genome window AATGCCTGGCGACCATTGGCAGCAGTTTGCCAACCTGCGTTTGCTTTATGGCTACATGTTCGGTCATCCGGGTGCAAAGCTGCTTTTCATGGGCGCGGATTTTGCACAACGGCACGAATGGCGCCACGATTTCAGCCTGGATTGGAACGAAAACAACAATCCGTCCCATACAGGCATCCAGCTCTTGCTAAAAGATCTCAATGGTTTCTATAAATCGCAACCCGCTCTTTACGAAAATAATTTTTCACAAGAGGGTTTCGAGTGGATCGATAACCAGGATGGTGTAAACAGCATCATGAGCTGGATCCGGAAAGGAAAAAATGAAGAGGACGATCTGATTTTTGTCGGAAACTTCACGCCGATTGTTAAGAGCAATTACCGGATTGGAGTTTCGAAGCCTGGATACTATCAGGAAATCTTTAATACGGATGATCTGAAATATGGCGGATCTGATGTGGTTAAGCGGGAAGAACAGGAAAGTTATCCTGTTCCGAAACACGGAAGAATTCACTCACTAGCGCTCGTTTTACCTCCCCTGGGCATTGTTGTATTAAAATATGTGCGGGGTTTTGACTGGTTGTAATTTAATCTTCATCAATAAACTACTTTAATTATGTCATCTAATGGAAAATATGCGCTAATCACAGGCGCAACAAGCGGCATAGGCTACGAGCTGGCCCTGCTGTTTGCAAAAGACCAGTATAACCTGGTGATCGTATCGCGCGACGAGCAGCAGCTGGAAGTGAAGGCGCAGGAGTTCAGGCAGCACGGTGTGGAAGTGATCACAATTGCGAAGGACTTTTTCAACCGGGAGGAAACCTTGTCAGTCTATGACGAAGTGAAAAGCAAAGGGATTACCATTGATGTGCTGGTGAATGATGCCGGCCAGGGCGTTTACGGATTATTCCAGGATAATGAGCTGAACCGCGAACTGGACATTATTGAGCTGAACATTTCAGCTGTAGTGATCCTTACCAAGCTTTTCCTGAAAGATATGCTGGCAGCGAATTCCGGCAAAATCCTTAACCTGGCCTCTATTGCCAGTAAAACCCCGGGCCCATGGCAAGCGGTTTATCACGGGACAAAAGCATTTGTGTTGTCGTTCAGCCAGGGGCTGCGTGAAGAATTGAGCGAGACGGATATAACCGTAACCGCATTGTTACCAGGCGTTACCGACACCGATTTCTTTAACAAAGCAGATATGAACAGCAGCAAAGCTGTGCAGGACGAAGATTCCAAAGCTGATCCTGCGGGCGTGGCCAAAGATGGTTACGACGCATTGATGTCGGGCAAGGATAAGGTGATATCCGG of Dyadobacter chenhuakuii contains these proteins:
- a CDS encoding SDR family NAD(P)-dependent oxidoreductase, coding for MSSNGKYALITGATSGIGYELALLFAKDQYNLVIVSRDEQQLEVKAQEFRQHGVEVITIAKDFFNREETLSVYDEVKSKGITIDVLVNDAGQGVYGLFQDNELNRELDIIELNISAVVILTKLFLKDMLAANSGKILNLASIASKTPGPWQAVYHGTKAFVLSFSQGLREELSETDITVTALLPGVTDTDFFNKADMNSSKAVQDEDSKADPAGVAKDGYDALMSGKDKVISGLKNKLQMGMSNVTPDSMVAHNMNEMQKPVTED